AAACGGCCGCAATTTGGCACAAGACACTTATCGGACcctcaaaatgttttccagcATAACGCATGGTAATGTCTTTATTGGTTTACTTATACGAAATCACAAGTATACCTCGTGTTGGTTTTCTCGTCTGCACTTATGCTACGAAAATACGAGATTCCGAAAGAAACCttccatcaaagaaaatggggaTGGTAGGATACTGAATAATCAAGATGATTTATGGCAGCATAATGCTTGGtagtgaagagaaaaagaaaagggcatCTAAATCCATTctaactatttttatttgtcgttATTAGGGATAATGTTGTATGGGGAGACGAACAGATGAAGGAAGCAGAAGCCAAGCTGAAGCTCAACTCTTCATCTTTCATGACAGAAGAAGCTGCTctcaaatatgaaaaagagGCCAGCCAATTCTGGGACACATTCTACAGTAcacatgaaaacaaattcttcaaGGACAGACACTGGCTTTTCACTGAGCTTCCAGAACTTTGCAATGAGCAGCCAACTGAAAATGTTAGTGAAACAGAAGTTAACACAACAGGCTTCCCTTGTCAATCAGCTGGATTTAGAATCATGGAAGTTGGTTGTGGAACTGGCAGTACAGTTTTCCCCTTGTTGGAAGCCAACactctaaaaaaaagttttgtctACTGCTGTGATTTCTCACCAAAAGCGGTTGAACTTGTCAAGAGTAATCCAGAGTACGATCCTACCAAATGCCATGCATTCGTCTGTGATCTTTCCGAAGACAACATCACATTTCCGTTCCCAGAGAATAGCTTGGATATAATTCTTGTTATTTTCGTCCTGTCTGCCATTAGCCCCGAAAAGTATGTATTCGTTCAATTAGTTAAAgtttacatttcccttttagTTTTCTAATGTTAAGGCTTTCATTCGTTTAGATTTAGTTCAACGATTAAGCAACTCAGTCGTCAGTtgaaaccaggaggaaggattttctttcgagaCTATGGTCGCTACGATATGGCCGAACTACGTTTCAAACCGGGTAAATGCATCTCAGAACATTTCTTCGTCAGAGGAGACGGCACAAGAGTTTACTTCTTCAGTCAAGGTGAATTTTTGGCTTTTCCAGGTTGTAGCTCAAATACTTAATTTTCGCATTTTAGACGAACTCCGAAAGCTTTTTGAAGAATCTGGCCTCGTTGAGGAGCAAAATGTAATTGACCGAAGGTTACTTGTGAATCGGGGAAAACAATTAACTATGTACCGAGTATGGATCCAGTGCAAGTATCGCAAGCCAACGTAACGcggaaaatgattttattgaGAATTTTGAGATGTACTATGTTGTGTGATGTTTCAGTTTGATACATGCTTTTTCCCCTTATCCCTCGAATTCGCTTCTTCATTGGACGACGTGGaaagtcttctttttctgtctttaGTAGTTAGATCCTCTTTTCGGAAAATGTAAACCAGGTAAAGTGCTGCAAAGAATGAAACATTAATTCCCGCATAAATTGATGATTAAGACAAACTTACAAACAGCCTCCCATTCAGCCTTGGAGAGCGTTCCGACTTTTGGACGGAATCCATCTGCATTAGAGGACGAATCTAGATATTCTTGAACGTGTTCGTAATCAACTGAGTCTTGACTAACGGGCCTTTGATTGCCATACGGAGGATATGCctggaagaaaattatttacagTTTTCGTTACATTGTAGGCACCTTTGATTTCTTACCTCCAATGCTTTCATCCTCATAAGAAGATCCTTTCCTTGATCCAATTCCTGAATAACAAATTCCTCGAATCTTGTTTTCTGTACAAGGGTTAGGCCGTATTTGGAAGCTAACCTGCATTCAAGGTGACATCAGTAAAGCTTAgcaagaaataacaaaattatgattacttttgaaatgttggaaaaTGTACAAGAAACTCGGGGCAATCAACGACCTCTTCTAAGTGGAAATTGTATTTAGCGCCAAACAGAGGAGGGGGATCTAAAGGTGTCTCTATTGGAAATTCCACACTGAAAATagaatttccaaattttctgttttcggGATATTCCTTCCGACCAAGTCGTCGCCTAAAGCAAAACCGCGTTACAATATGTCCAAAAAGTCGATTGTTTAGCTACTTTTACATTATGTCTTCAGCATCTGTTGTAGTTCCAATGAAATAGCCTCCAGGTTGAAGGTTAGACGATACATTTGCCAACATTTGTTCAGCTTGGGGTAATGATTCAAACGAAtaatgaaatgcaaactgaCAGCTGACAAGGTCTAGTTTCAATTCACGATTTGCCATGCGTTCCATAATGTTCTCCTGATAACGAACAAAAGGATAATTCTTAGGGATTAAAACTATTCTAcaaaatgaaggaaaatgtTATATAGATAATGCAATAGacctaaagaaaaaattactttggAACAGTCAGCAGCAATGAATTCAGCTGAAAATACGTTGCTACGAGATCTATGTTTCAAAGTTGCATAGCGATCTTTACACTGCTCGATGGACGTCTCAGCAATGTCGGCACAGACAACGTGATGAACATTTCCTCTTTCCCATTTCAACAGGTCACCACCTTTTCCACATCCCAAGTCAAGTACATTCAATCTGCAATGAGAGCCGTTTTCTCTCCTGATACGATCTAAAATGTTTCCTAAAGAAGcaagaaatattcaattggtttttcattcattataAATTTGTGTAATGAACTTACCTATTATTCTGCTTTTGATCCAATTGTTGAGATTCCTCATGTGGAAAATTCTGCTTTCCTTCCGCTCAGCAACTCCTCTCTCTAATAGTTGGTTGTAGTGGTTTGCAACAACTGAGCCGACACAATGTTCTTTTTCATTGCTGTCTGTGCTCTCTGTCTTTCTGTCTTTCACTGCATCGTGTTCTTGATTCGACTTCTCAAATGAGTTCAATAGATCATTTGACAGTGCTGAAATGCCATCTTCGGGAATATGCAACTATTTCAAGGAACAATACTGTTATTGGAAGGAACCGTCAAAATAGAAACtgtgtttattttatcatACCTGGATCTCATTAGACAAAACAGTAGTACCATCAGCAAGATAATCCATTGTAGATAGTTGTGATTTCAACAAATGTCACTTTAGTCAATAAGCATTAATTTAATCTAAATTTGGTATCAAACTTTTTAGAATACGTTattcaaagtcaaaataaaGACGAGTTCAGAATACtacaatataaataaatgttaaagtAAACTAGTCAGCCGGAGTCGAGagaacaaaaacgaaaaattgtgCTACTACGCCACCCAACGGAAAAACGGTAAAGTGTAGCTGCCAGATTGCTTGAATTCTaaataagattttaaaaaataaataaataattaaatcagaTAAATTATGATTCATTCATATCAGCAGATAAGCAAAGCATAGTGGCAATAGTAAGTATTGATGACAGATGATAAAATACCAGAGCATCCATGAAAATGGGTCAACAAAATTCAGGCCAAGTGGCGACTAGCCCCAATGACGTGTATCCAATCCAATGCAATTAGCaacattaaaatttgataTCTAGTTTCGTCTTTTGTGGCGCTTGATAGCTTTGTTCCTACCAACGACTGAAAGAAAACTTTAAGAGCATCTCAATAGGCCTATGCCTACTAGTTTCCTTAAATCACACATCATGTTACAGTCAGTGTTCCACATTATTGACCAGTGACTAAAGAGTAAAGACTTTTGGATTCAAAGAGCGAGAACTAAAAGCAACTATTTTCCATATTCAGCTTACCTTTACAAACACGAAGGactttaaattaaatcataTTTTTACACACGGCGAATGGCGACTCAAATCTTCTATTTTGTATGGTTATACAAGTGTGCGGTAAACCAAACAGGACAGAGAATTGCCGggtttaaaaaacataatgtAACTGTGGAAACATTTAATCTGGAAGGTAAAAACTCAATTCGAAAAATAgttgaaaggaagaaaaaaattgttcatttaCTCTTGGAAGATTCGTCATATTTAGGTTTCGTCTTCCAGCAGCTCTTGGACAACCGTATCGACAGCCTGAATACagtaaagaaaatgtcaatgAAAATGTTCGAATAAAATTACTCAAATAATTATAACTCATACTTGCGAAATTTGGCGTCTCTTCTCATTTTCCTCCTTAATAATTTCAACTTCCATCGCAGTAGAGGGTCGTTTCGTTCCGTTCATACGCTTCCTCATGTTCTTGCGCGATTTCATTTCACATTCAATGGAATTGATGAGCTGGTCGACTGATGTTGCTTCGGGTACGCCATCCTCTTGACAGTAGCTGTCACTCAAATGCTCCCGAAGCGTATAGTCGCCCATACCCAATCTACCCCTTGTGATTCTGTCCATGAAGAATTCGTCAATTCTCATTAAACAAATAACCATCATATCGATCGAATACGACTTCCATCCATCGAATCGCTTCATGGTTGAATAGAACAACTCGTTTGAATGTGAATCAATTGAATCCAGCGAAAGCCCATAAGGACGAAGGCCCCAAGTCCCCATGATGTTCATATCACCGTCAATATGCTCATcaaaataattggaaaaatccttaagaaaagacaaaaaacaattggataaatttcaatttcggaCAGAgtcaatcaaataatagttttttacccttttccattttttcaaatacatttgGGCTAGTATGGACTTGTAATCACCAGCAGACTCCTGATCCAGCAACCGGATGAAATCGCTCTCATATTCCTTCACCTCCTTCTCATCGGTGATTTCCAAAATCTCCAGATTCTTCTTAATGTCCTGAAGCGCGTGTTGCCAGTTTCTTAACATTGAAATATGCGGGCAATATTTCTTGATGGCATTGGCTGTGGCCTCGTCATTTTGTGTGGTTGTAATCACTGCTTCGGTTGTTTTCAGCTCCGGGATGAGTTCGTCCAGTCGCATAAAAAAGACATTATGCGCCGCTTCTAGCTTATCTTCGTGGATCATGAACATTAATGGAATCACAGGAAGCTCTTCAAACTCCGTTTGACGATACGTCAAAATAGACAAGTTGTATGGGTCCATTTGGAAGGTGCTGGTATCGTACGACAGGCACGGGGCGAATAAGTCTTCTCGATTGAAAAGTTGTTTGAATTCATCGATTGTATCTGTgaataaaaacattaaattttaaatctcaATCAATTCGTAATAAAAGGCAGACAATTACTTGATTTGAAGCAAATGACTAGCAGTTTGGGAGCAAGATGAACATCGTTCACAAAGTGAGTTTCGGAACGTAGTTCAATCAGGTTGCAAATAGCATCCAGGGATAAACGTTCGTCATGTCTGGCAGATTTCTGAGCATTCCGGATCTGTTGGATGTTCCTCGGCGCGTCCGTGATAATCCGACTATCTGATTGTTCGGGGGCAGTCAGCACTAATTCGGAATAGACTTGGAGtggtaatttctttttggcacTTCTCGTTTCACTTAAAACGGAAGGGGCTGCCCGGTGGAATTCTTTTTCGGTATCCTTGGCATTTCCGTGGGAAAAGTCAACAACGACCGAGTTGTCACCTTGGTACCAAATCAGGAGTTGTTTCTCGTACAGCGAACATTCTATGGCGTGTTTCGAAAACTCGTTGGTGTAGTCGTTCCCGGGACCGATTTTCAACTTGAAGTAATAGCGTTTACATTTGGCATCTCCGTGATTGAATTTGACAGTGGCATTCTGACGCCACCGGTAACCGTCTGCGCGCCAATCTTTGCGACGTGTTGTACTGTCCCATTTATAAATATACTGGTAGCCAGATTTAGGTCGAAGGGGAACATGTGTGAGAACTTCCAAATTTGCTTCTGGCTCAAacagtttcatttctttttcatatctCTGCATTTTGTTGGCCATTTTGGTCGGTGGAAGACTTGACACCTTTCTCTTGCTGGTTATCCTTTCAAATTCCTTAACATCCAGGGAAAATGGTCACTCTTCTGTTTGGTGATGTATGTTGCATTGATGTTTGGatattgctgttttttttttttgttctacaGACTTGCTTTCCAGCAATGTGGATCATGAATTGGGAACACTGTATAAAACGGTCCACAGCTGAgtctgaaattaaaataaacaaattgaaaacttGATCAGAAGAATGCAAAATCATAAACAGACTACTTAAGAAAATATGGGCAGTTAACGCCTGAgtggtttttatttctaatcaAAACCTTTTTACATGTTCCGGTCCTGATTCATTGTGCTCAGAACATAAGACAACATCAAATGTTTAATAGTTTCATCAATGTGGCAAATTTTCAtgtaaatcaatcaatcaaaccAATCCAAACAAATCTGTTTCATCTAGTGTTACTATTATGGCCATATCAGAAGGACTTTACTCCCCAAACTATTCCAGCATGTCACAGATCACATCTCAAATGAGTCACCTAACATTATTTCTTGCAATTTTGGAACCAAGACTTGTGAATTCTTGTTTTGGTATTGAATTTACCTGACAAATCGAAAGTGCACGTTTaacactttttgaatttgtgtATGCTTCCACTgtttacaataaaaatggaaacttgTTCTACAGTATAGCGTGGAAACCAGAAGTCGTGGCTGCTATGGCGGACGCGGAGCTTGGCAGACGAAAcacgaaaaccaacaaactTTTCCACCTTCCGTTCCGCGGATTACTTTTTTCCGCGCAAACTCGGCCGAAATTTGGGATTTTACGCATTCTACTGTTAcgtgaattcaaaaataaataacctgTTGAGCCTGTTGGatgacttatttttattttccatttcggAAAATTAATGGGGCGCATTACTGTGAAAGGATGAGAAAAAGATTTACCATGTTGGATGTAAttacaatcaatcaattactAATGACGTTTCGACAGAGTTCTTGgtacaaaataaacatattattagaaaatgaattcaaaacgAAAGTTGTGTGTAGGCTACACCAACCAAGAAGTCACGAAATGGCGGTTTCAAATTccagttttattaatttcctcAACATCGCCAGATCAAAATCAATGCGCAGCAACGGGAACTATAAAGACAAAGCAGGCGCGATTTGGCTTTCACTAGATTTCCCTACTATCCCCAAAactgaaatatcacgaaa
This region of Daphnia pulex isolate KAP4 chromosome 9, ASM2113471v1 genomic DNA includes:
- the LOC124202714 gene encoding mRNA cap guanine-N7 methyltransferase-like is translated as MANKMQRYEKEMKLFEPEANLEVLTHVPLRPKSGYQYIYKWDSTTRRKDWRADGYRWRQNATVKFNHGDAKCKRYYFKLKIGPGNDYTNEFSKHAIECSLYEKQLLIWYQGDNSVVVDFSHGNAKDTEKEFHRAAPSVLSETRSAKKKLPLQVYSELVLTAPEQSDSRIITDAPRNIQQIRNAQKSARHDERLSLDAICNLIELRSETHFVNDVHLAPKLLVICFKSNTIDEFKQLFNREDLFAPCLSYDTSTFQMDPYNLSILTYRQTEFEELPVIPLMFMIHEDKLEAAHNVFFMRLDELIPELKTTEAVITTTQNDEATANAIKKYCPHISMLRNWQHALQDIKKNLEILEITDEKEVKEYESDFIRLLDQESAGDYKSILAQMYLKKWKRLHIPEDGISALSNDLLNSFEKSNQEHDAVKDRKTESTDSNEKEHCVGSVVANHYNQLLERGVAERKESRIFHMRNLNNWIKSRIIGNILDRIRRENGSHCRLNVLDLGCGKGGDLLKWERGNVHHVVCADIAETSIEQCKDRYATLKHRSRSNVFSAEFIAADCSKENIMERMANRELKLDLVSCQFAFHYSFESLPQAEQMLANVSSNLQPGGYFIGTTTDAEDIMRRLGRKEYPENRKFGNSIFSVEFPIETPLDPPPLFGAKYNFHLEEVVDCPEFLVHFPTFQKLASKYGLTLVQKTRFEEFVIQELDQGKDLLMRMKALEAYPPYGNQRPVSQDSVDYEHVQEYLDSSSNADGFRPKVGTLSKAEWEAVSLYLVYIFRKEDLTTKDRKRRLSTSSNEEANSRDKGKKHVSN
- the LOC124202711 gene encoding tRNA N(3)-methylcytidine methyltransferase METTL2-like isoform X2 translates to MEESSDNSESKRPQFGTRHLSDPQNVFQHNAWDNVVWGDEQMKEAEAKLKLNSSSFMTEEAALKYEKEASQFWDTFYSTHENKFFKDRHWLFTELPELCNEQPTENVSETEVNTTGFPCQSAGFRIMEVGCGTGSTVFPLLEANTLKKSFVYCCDFSPKAVELVKSNPEYDPTKCHAFVCDLSEDNITFPFPENSLDIILVIFVLSAISPEKFSSTIKQLSRQLKPGGRIFFRDYGRYDMAELRFKPGKCISEHFFVRGDGTRVYFFSQDELRKLFEESGLVEEQNVIDRRLLVNRGKQLTMYRVWIQCKYRKPT
- the LOC124202711 gene encoding tRNA N(3)-methylcytidine methyltransferase METTL2-like isoform X1, with product MFSSITHGNVFIGLLIRNHKYTSCWFSRLHLCYENTRFRKKPSIKENGDGRILNNQDDLWQHNAWDNVVWGDEQMKEAEAKLKLNSSSFMTEEAALKYEKEASQFWDTFYSTHENKFFKDRHWLFTELPELCNEQPTENVSETEVNTTGFPCQSAGFRIMEVGCGTGSTVFPLLEANTLKKSFVYCCDFSPKAVELVKSNPEYDPTKCHAFVCDLSEDNITFPFPENSLDIILVIFVLSAISPEKFSSTIKQLSRQLKPGGRIFFRDYGRYDMAELRFKPGKCISEHFFVRGDGTRVYFFSQDELRKLFEESGLVEEQNVIDRRLLVNRGKQLTMYRVWIQCKYRKPT